Genomic segment of Saprospira sp. CCB-QB6:
CTCAACATTTGACAACTTCCATACTCCTGTATTGCACCCCAAACAATCCATATAGGAAATACCTACTGAAGTATTATCTTCAATACGAACATAATTATTCTTTATATTTTTATTCTTTTTTATGTCTTCCTCGCTTATTAAGGCATTATTCTCAGCTGTAATTTCAAACTTAACATTGTATGTAACCCCTCCTATGTTAACCGTTCCTTTCGCAGCATTCCAAGTCTCCTCGATATCCTGTGCAGTTTGAACTGCCAATGCTTCTGAAGAACGATCACCATAGAAAATGATGTGTGCAGATACTGTTATAGTTTTAGATTCTTTATCTATTGTAACTTCTCCACTCTCACCAGTAGGGTCATTTTTGTACATTGGACTATTATCCATTGCTGCATATGGACTTAGACTAGGATACTTCGATTGTAAAGGATCCACAGACCACCATCGGCCAATTCTCCCATCATAATTTCTTGCGCCAAAGTCAAGGTTTCCATCTGCAATCTCAGGATTTCCTTCCTTCCCATTAAACCCAAAACGATACCCCTCCCCACTCACAAACTTACGCCCAGGCATTTCCCAACCAAATGGATAATACAAACTAGCCGAAGACACCTGCGCCAGATAATAATCTGCCTGTCCAGTTTGGCTGCTGTCTTGGCCCAAGGATTTATCGCTGACCGTAGCCAGTACGTTGTCTAAGTGGTTGGACAGCTCGTAGCGGCGGCGGCCCAGCTTATTTTATTTCAAAGAACGAGGTCTAAAGATAGTATTTTTTATCCTTTTTTGGGGCCTGCCGCCTAGGGCGGCCGGGCTATTCGCTGGCTCGCTGTTCGCTCGGCCCTGCGGCCTGACGGCCTTGGTCTGCGGCTTCGCCGCCCCCTTTCGCATCGCTAGGCCTGCGGCGGCTTCGCCGCCTGTAGGTTGAAACCCACAGCAACCAAAGCGGCCATACTAAGCGCAATAAAATGGGGCCGATGGTTAAAACCATCGGCCCATAACTAGCAAAACTAATTTCCTGCGTCCAGAAGGAGCGAAGCGACTTGGCCTAGGGATGGGCAGCAGTGGCCGTTAGGCCAGACCAAGGCGGCAAAGCGCCGAAGGGCCGAGCGAACAGCGAGCTGCGAAACAGCCCGGCCGCCTTAGGCGGCAGGCCCCAAAAAAATGAACCTATATAAATAAATCTCTTTCTGTTTCATCAGAAATGAAATAACAAAAAAAGCTAAATACAACAATGTACATATAATAGTTAATGTCATTATTATAAAAATAAACTTCCAATAGTAATATACAATAGGTTGTGATGCTATGTTTATCCAGCTTAAATCAAGTCCCTCTAATTCA
This window contains:
- a CDS encoding RHS repeat-associated core domain-containing protein; the encoded protein is MGQDSSQTGQADYYLAQVSSASLYYPFGWEMPGRKFVSGEGYRFGFNGKEGNPEIADGNLDFGARNYDGRIGRWWSVDPLQSKYPSLSPYAAMDNSPMYKNDPTGESGEVTIDKESKTITVSAHIIFYGDRSSEALAVQTAQDIEETWNAAKGTVNIGGVTYNVKFEITAENNALISEEDIKKNKNIKNNYVRIEDNTSVGISYMDCLGCNTGVWKLSNVEHNNTKTEGHEMGHSWGLDHPTGNVLISYGNNQYASAADLRGVPEGISIMAPRGSIVDPDYQWNSTKSITRMGTITKGHYAGFDVLQLEQGATVDPNKRKVTQKDIENLGLDQLQFDHEGKADLGTLKNEYHEKGD